The following proteins come from a genomic window of Nostoc sp. KVJ3:
- a CDS encoding peptidase, translated as MNRAFRKYHRQIAIILCLPLFVTVLTGMCFTGVHEWFHQRKLGQFILQIHTLEIIHLEKKYPILNGLGLIGLLITGLSMTGLFRQHSNSQTKA; from the coding sequence ATGAACCGAGCTTTTCGCAAATATCATCGTCAGATTGCCATTATTCTATGTCTGCCCTTGTTTGTGACTGTGCTAACAGGTATGTGTTTTACTGGTGTCCATGAATGGTTTCACCAACGAAAACTAGGTCAATTTATTCTGCAAATTCATACCTTAGAAATCATCCATTTAGAAAAAAAATATCCAATTTTAAACGGTTTGGGATTAATTGGTTTGTTGATTACTGGTTTGAGTATGACAGGCTTATTTCGTCAACACTCAAATTCACAAACCAAAGCATAG